The segment TGATGTGGCAGGACGTTTCAGTAAACTTTCAATGCAGCGTTTGAAATATTCGTATGGTGGCGGACTTCGTTTTGCTGTAAACAAAAATGAAAAACTGCATATCCGTTTCGATTATGGTTTTGGAAGCGGCAAAGGCAACAATGGTTTTTATTTGCAGTTTGGAGAAGCGTTTTAAAAACAAAAGGCAGTCCGTATAAACGGACCGCCTTTGAACTTAACCAAAAACCAACCTAACTGATCTTTATCTCCTGTTGCTTGGCTTGCGCACCTGCAATAACAGGTAAGCTCACCTGCAACACACCATCTTCATACTTTGCTGAAATAGCAGAAGCATCAATGGTTTCATCCAGCGTGAACGTACGTACAAAACCACCACGGCTGTATTCACGCAATACCCAATCGAATTTTGGAAAACCATCCGGTGGTGTGTAGGAAATTGTTAACTCATTCCCTTTTACATTCACCGCAAAATGCTCCTTGATTCTGCCGGGTGCAAATACCAGCATTTCGAAACTGGTTTCGGTTTTGTAAATATTAACTGCGGCTCTTTGCATTGAACGGTAAAGCAGGTGCCGTTTGCTGCTTCCGTAATGATCGCCTTTTGCGGCGTGTGACTGATGATACATAGTCATTTCTTTTTTGTTAGAAAAAATGTTTACCCTAAAAAAGACGGGCAGTTAAAAAAAATACTTTAACTGTTTTTGTTAACGATGCTGCACAAAAAACCCGGGCATTGCCCGGGTTAAAAAATGTTCTGTTTTGTTTTATGTGATACTGAAATTTATTCAGCACCTTGCTTTGTTTCCACTGTTGTAGTTGTTTCTTTTTCTGTAGGATAATGACCACATCGCTTCCACCACTCCTGTTTAAAACGGGCTTTCTCTTCATCGGTCATAGTACTCCAGTTTTGTTTCCAGCCGGGGCCACCTCTGTGTTTTCCTTTTCCGCCAAAACCGCTGAACAATATCTTACTCAATAAAAGTATACCTATCGCCTGCCAGAACGAGATCATGTTAAAACCTGTTGCAGGCACCAATGCTGTATTCCACAAAAACATCACGAGCCATCCAAACCCAAACACTGCTGCTATGATCAGCAGGGGTATAAAGGCCATCCATTTTTTACTCTTATTCCTCATCATCGTTAAAAATATTAATTGTTTAGAAAATCGTTGTACAATGTTTCAAGTCTTGTGCGCAGGTGTAACACTGCATACCGCTTGCGTGAGATAATGGTTTTAATATTTTCGTTTTCACGGTCGGCAATTTCCTGCAGCGTCATATCTTCCAGCTCATTCCATACAAATACGTTTCGTTGCTTTTCAGGAAGTTCCTGCAGGGCATCCATCAACTCATCCCAAAACAAACGCTGCATGCTTTGTGTTTCCGCATCTTCATCCTCACTCCGGAGTATGGATGAAAAGAAACTTGTACCCTCATCATCTTCATAAGAATAATCATCGATCAACGCATCTTTCTTCTTTCTCGATTTATCAATAATACGGTTGCGGGCTACCCGGAATAACCAGCCCCCTATATTATTAATATCATCCACAGCCGGTAAGTTGCTGAACTGGTACCAAACATCCTGCAGAATGTCTTCCGCATCTTCATTGGTCTTTACACGGCTACGTATAAAGCCAAACAACTGCCTGCTGTAGCTGCTTATGGTTGATATGATCGTTTGCTGTCGGGCCATTGCCTCCATGCCATCGTACATTTGTTTAAGAAAGAACGAAGGCTGATTAATTTTACTTTAAAGATGGGGAAAAAGGGACAAGGTGCAAGATTCAAGGTGCAAGGCACAAGAAAGAAAGTCCAAATTCCAAAAAACAAAAGCCAATAGCAAGAGGTTAGACGAAAGGCATGCCCCAACTTAGAACTTAAGACCTCAGAACTTCCTCCCCGAACTCTTTAGCATAGCCAAATCCCAAAAATCAGTCCTAAACAACCCGTTTTTTCAGCTTTTCCACAACACTTAACGCCTTATATTATTTTACACCCATTCCCCTATCTTTGCCGCCCTTGATCACGCTGGCTTTTAGGGTGATCTTAATAAAAATCAACAACATAGAATTATTGTTTATGGAGAATTTGATTTATCTCGTTCCCGCTATGGCAGTCGTTGGCTTGCTGTACATGTTTGTGAAGTACAACTGGGTTTCCAAACAGGAAGCCGGTAACCCAAGGATGCAGGAAATCAGTAATTACATTGCTGAAGGCGCAATGGCCTTCTTAAAAGCTGAGTGGAAAGTGCTTGGCTATTTCGTAGTTATTGTTGCTATTCTATTGGGCGTAATGTCAATGGCCAATCCTAACAGCCACTGGAGCATTGCCCTCGCTTTCATTGTGGGTGCAGTATTCAGCGCAACTGCCGGTTATATTGGTATGAAGATAGCTACCAAAAGCAATGTACGTACGGCACAGGCTGCACGTACAAGTTTAAGCAAGGCATTAAATGTGTCGTTCACAGGTGGTTCTGTAATGGGCCTTGGTGTGGCAGGTTTGGCCGTGCTTGGTTTGGGTGGTTTATTTATTATACTCAAAGCCATCTTTGTTCCTGCAGGTGCAGATGTAAATGGTGCAGAAATGCTCACCGCAATTGAAGTGCTTACGGGCTTTTCATTGGGTGCTGAGTCAATTGCCCTGTTTGCCCGTGTGGGTGGTGGTATTTATACAAAAGCGGCCGACGTAGGCGCTGATCTTGTTGGTAAAGTAGAAGCAGGTATCCCTGAAGACGATCCACGTAACCCGGCAACAATTGCTGATAACGTAGGTGACAACGTGGGTGATGTGGCTGGTATGGGTGCCGATCTGTTCGGTTCTTATGTAGCTACTGTGTTGGCAACAATGGTACTAGGCCAGGAAACCAAATCAATCGATGCATTCGGTGGTATGGCTCCTATCTTGTTACCAATGATGATCGCCGGTATCGGTATTCTCTTTTCGATTGTTGGTACCTGGATGGTTCGTGTAAGCGACAATGCAGGCATCAGTACAGATAATGTACAGAAAGCCCTGAACATGGGTAACTGGGGATCAATTGTTCTTACAGCTATTGCCTGTGTTGGCTTGGTTTATTTTATTCTTCCTGAAACAATGGTGCTGCGTGGTGCTGAATTCACCAAATGGGGTGTATTGGGAGCTATCGCAGTCGGTTTGGTGGTAGGTGCATTAATGAGCATCATTACTGAATATTATACAGCTATGGGTAAACGCCCCGTGCTGAGCATCATCCGCCAGTCTTCTACAGGTCATGCAACTAACGTAATTGGTGGTTTGGCTGTTGGTATGGAATCTACCTTCCTTCCAATTCTTGTATTGGCTGCAGGTATCTATGGTTCATTCTTATGTGCCGGTTTATATGGTGTGGCCATTGCTGCTGCGGGTATGATGTCGACTACTGCGATGCAGTTGGCAATTGATGCCTTCGGTCCTATTGCCGATAACGCAGGTGGTATTGCTGAAATGAGCGAATTGCCAAAAGAGGTTCGTGAAAAAACCGACGTATTGGATGCTGTGGGTAACACCACTGCTGCTACAGGTAAAGGTTTTGCCATTGCTTCTGCTGCTTTAACAGCGCTGGCTTTGTTTGCTGCCTTTGTTGGTGTTGCCGGTATCAGCGGTATCGATATTTATAAAGCTGATGTATTGGCTTGTTTATTTGTTGGCGCAATGATTCCGTTCATCTTCTCTTCACTGGCCATTCGTGCTGTGGGTGAAGCTGCGATGGCAATGGTGGAAGAAGTGCGCCGCCAGTTCCGTACCATTCCGGGTATTATGGAAGGTACAGGCAAACCTGAGTACGATAAGTGTGTGGCGATTTCAACAGAAGCTTCGATCAAGAAAATGATGTTGCCCGGTGCTATCACCATCGCTTCTCCATTGATCATTGGTTTTGCAATGGGACCTGAAGCATTAGGTGGTTTCCTTGCCGGAGCTACTGTAAGTGGTGTATTGATGGGAATGTTCCAGAACAATGCAGGTGGTGCATGGGACAATGCGAAGAAGAGTTTTGAAAAAGGTGTTGAAATTAACGGCGAAACATTCTATAAAAAATCAGAGCCACATAAAGCATCTGTAACGGGTGATACCGTTGGTGATCCGTTTAAAGATACTTCCGGTCCGTCAATGAACATTCTTATTAAATTGATGTCGATCGTTTCATTGGTTATTGCTCCTACTCTTGCACAGATGTATGGCACAGGCGGTCATGCAAACCATGAGCAAAAGGTGGAAGTTAAAATGGAACAAACAACTTCATCAACAGACGCGAAATTTGAAAACCCATTCGTAGCAGCTATTGTTGCTGATGGTTTAGTTGATGCAAAGAAATTCAGTATCGAATTAAAGGATGATCAACTCAGCATTAACGGTGCTGTGCAGCCGAAAGAAGTATTGGAAAAATACCAATCACTGCTGAATGGTAAAACAGAATTAAAGATCGATGTGAACTGATCGATCATATGATAGATTTTAATGAACTGACCCCGGGATTTTTCCTGGGGTTTTTCATATCCCAACAAAAAAATCCCTGTAAATTGCCGTTTTGTAAAAACTGGAATGATGTTTGGATAAGTATGCATCACGAATTGGATTCTTTAACAATAAAATTTACTTTATGAAACTGAAATTCAGTACAATCCTTTCAGGGATTGTGATCATGACTACAGTGTTACTGGCTGTTGGTTGCCAAAAGAACAAGAGCAATGGCGATAAGCCCCGTTTACAGGTTCGTTTAACCGATGCACCGGATCCTAATGTAAAGGAAGTTTGGGTTGATATTAAAGGTATCGCTATTAAAATGGGCGACAGCGCCGAGATCACTTTGGCAAATTCATATCCCGGTCTTTACAATCTGCTCAACTTTACGAACGGTAAGGATACCATTCTTGCTGATGCCGAAATTCCTGTAGGCCGTATTTCACAGATCCGCCTCTTACTTGGCGATAACAATTACATCATTACAAAATCCGGTGAAAAAATTAATCTCACTACACCTAGTGCACAACAATCTGGTTTGAAAGTACAGATTCAGCAGGATGTTACAGGTGGCATACTTTATCGCCTCATATTAGATTTTGATGCCGGTAAATCGATTGTAAAAGCAGGCAACAGTGGTCAGTATATTCTGAAACCAGTATTGCGTGTGCTTTCATTTGTTCCATCTGGTGGTAGCGTAAAAGGTGTAGTTGCTCCTGATTCAATTGTAACAGCCATTTATGCGATCAAAGGACCTGATACAATCGCATCAACCTTTACACAAGTGGGTAACGGTAACTACATGATCAAAGATATTCCTGCAGGTAGCTACAGTTTCTCCTATGTTCCAAACGATACGATTCATAAAACAGCAACACGTACAGTTCCTGTAACACTTGGTCAAATTACTATTGTTGATACAGTGAAACTGGAGAAAAAATAATTGTTTCCTTTGATGTCCGTTTAAACCGCCCATGTTTGGGCGGTTTTTTTTATGCCCTAGCTTTTGTTAACCATTTCTGAATTTTACGAGCGGTCTTGGTTTTTACGAACAGGGTCGTATATTTGATACGAAACAAGTCGTAAATAATGAATATTAAGCAACTGAAACCTACGGAGAGTGAATTAGAGATCCTTCGTGTTTTATGGGAGCGTGGCGAAGCAACCGTAAGAGACGTACACGAAGAACTGAGCAAAACCAAGGATGCCGGTTATACCACTACCCTGAAGTTGATGCAGATCATGCATGAAAAAGGAATGGTGAAACGTGACGAAAGCAGCAAAACGCATAAATACACCCCGTTGATCTCTCGTGAAAAAACACAGAAACAATTTGTAGGTAAAATGATCGATACGTTGTTCCAGGGGTCTTCTTCACAACTGGTGATGCAGGCACTGGGTAACCACAAAGCATCGAAAGAAGAGCTGGATGAAATTCAAAAACTAATTGATAACCTGAAACAGCAGTAACCGCATGCAGGATCTATTCCAATCTGCATTTTTACAGGCTTTGGGAAAAGCAATTGCCGACAGTATCTGGCAAATGGGTCTGTTGTTTTTGCTTTATCAGCTGCTTGTATTTTTATTCCGCATCAAACAGGCTACCGTTAAAAACTTCACCAGTACTGTTTTTGCATTGGGCGGATTTGTATGGTTCATTTCAGGCATTGCACTACGCTGGCAACAACAACTTCAACAGAAAACAGCACTTATCATCAGCGAAGGCAATTTGAATAATTCGCTGCTGAGCAATTTTACAAAAGATAATCGCTGGGAATTATTCTTCAACTGGCTCGATTATAAAATACAGTTTGTTCTCCCCTATCTCTCGATTGCTTACTTATTTGTATTGCTTTGGTTTGGGGTGAAACTGATCGTGCAGTTACAAGCTGCAAATTCGTTACGCTATAAAGGGTTGAGTTCTGTTAACGATGACATGCAGGAGTTCTTCTCCTATTTAGTTGAAACAATGGGATTGCAACGTCCTGTTCAGCTTTTCATCAGCAAACAAATTGATATACCCGCTACACTTGGTTTCTTAAAACCAATTGTATTGTTACCTGCAACAGCAGTTACACATTTAACAGCTGCACAATTAGAAGCAGTATTGTTACATGAGTTGGCGCATATTAAACGCAATGATTATTTCTGGAACCTGTTACTTTCTGTTTCAGAAACCATGTTGTTCTTTAATCCATTTGCATTATTACTCATTGGTATTGCAAGAAGAGAACGGGAAAACAGTTGTGATGATCATGTAATGAACTTTCAGCAGAATGCAGCGGTGTATGCAGAAGCATTACTGAATGTAGAGAAAGCAAGAATTCAAAACCCGCAACTGGTCATGGCACTTGGTGACAACAAACATCACCTGATGGATCGTGTGAAACGTATCCTCAATATGCCTGCTGAGAAAAACAAGATAAGTACCAGATTACTTGCATTAGTCCTCTTCACGATTGTGTTTGCTTTAATGGGTTGGTTGATCAAAGAACGCCAACCGGTTAAAGAAGAAATGAAGCAGGCTGTATTAAAAGAGCAACCATTAAAGGAAAAAATCAAGACCGTTTATTTTACAACAGACGCCGTAGTGAAACAAAAGAATGATGCTGTGTTGCTGCGTGATGATCAACAGAAAATCAGACTCGAACTGAAGGATAAAATAAATGAAGAAGATATTCTTGTATGGAATGAAAACGAAGACAAAGAGATCAAGTTTGACAAAGTGATCTTTAATGATCTTCCTGTTGAGTGGTTTGAGCAATTGGTGAAGCCAGGCGTACGTGTTCGTGTACCTGATGTGAAGCAAAGACCGGGCATCCTGTTGCATCATGGACCTGACTCTGCCTTTATTGCTGAACGGGAAAGAGAAATGGAATTGTATGTTGAAAATGTTGATCGTTTAAAACAATGGCGTGAACGTTTTCCGCAACCCAGGATGCGTAACAAAGGTGGCGCAACAATGATGCAGTATCCTAAAGGCGCAAACTTTGATTCACTCATGCAAAAATTAAGCGGCCAGTTTAATTTTACCTTTGAAGGAAACCACCCATCTCCTGAAGTTATGTTCCGTGAATACTTTACAACGGAAAGTTTTTTTAATCATTCAAAAGGAGCTGCTCAGCAACAGGCAGCAGATGATGAGAAGAAAGAGCGCCTCAAAACTAAATTCATTATTAACCGCAAGCCAAGAAAAGATACAACCGATAATGCACAAGTGAAAAGCAGAATACAGACTGCAGCACCTGTAGTTGCTTATCTCTATAACGACAAGGGATTACGTGAAGACATGCAACTGGCACAACAACATGTGCAGATCATTTTAGAAAACAATCATGTGCGGTTGATGAATCAACAACCTTGCGGCTGTCCCGATTCATTGCAGGTGGAAGGACAACGGACTCCACAAACTCCACCTCCACCAAAACGAGTTATCAGAAGATTAGAAGTGATCAAACTGTAATCATCACCAAACACGGCGTGGACAAAGATCGCCGTACTTATTTCCTAACAAAAAGCCGATCACAATTTCATGTGTGCCTCTTTGTGCGTATTGCAGAAGATATTTTGAATTATTTACATCATAGGAGTAACCTACGTTCACTACATTGGAAATATTGAAGCCAGCCATCGCCGCAAAACCTTCTTTAATGCGATAGTTCCCTCCTATCCAGAAACGGTCCTGGTATTGTGCTTTCACATTTATATCTACATACAATGGCATGCTTGGAATATAACGCAGCATCACGGATGGCATCACATTCACATCTTCACCAACAAGCACACGGTAACCGGTTGTAACAAATACATGCGGCACCAATGTTGATTTATATAGATTATCATCTACCAGGTTTATTTTCTGCGGAATGATCTGCTGCACCGATGCACCTGCAAAAAATTGATCAGAATAAAGCCATAGCCCCGCATTCAGTTCAGGTTTTATCTTACGCAGCTCACTTGTAAAACCACCAATTGCAGGATCAACAGGATTTGCCAATTGAATTTTTGAAGCATCCACATTAACACCTGAAATACCTGCAGCGAAACCTGCAGATAAATTAAGTTTTGGTGTAAGTCCTAAATGATAAGCATACGATGCTGTTGCATAAAACCGATTGATGTATCCTGTTTTGTAATTCACCACACTTGCTCCCACTCCATGATGTGCTTCAGCAGCAGTGTATTCTTCCCA is part of the Lacibacter sediminis genome and harbors:
- a CDS encoding BlaI/MecI/CopY family transcriptional regulator; the encoded protein is MNIKQLKPTESELEILRVLWERGEATVRDVHEELSKTKDAGYTTTLKLMQIMHEKGMVKRDESSKTHKYTPLISREKTQKQFVGKMIDTLFQGSSSQLVMQALGNHKASKEELDEIQKLIDNLKQQ
- a CDS encoding M56 family metallopeptidase, whose protein sequence is MQDLFQSAFLQALGKAIADSIWQMGLLFLLYQLLVFLFRIKQATVKNFTSTVFALGGFVWFISGIALRWQQQLQQKTALIISEGNLNNSLLSNFTKDNRWELFFNWLDYKIQFVLPYLSIAYLFVLLWFGVKLIVQLQAANSLRYKGLSSVNDDMQEFFSYLVETMGLQRPVQLFISKQIDIPATLGFLKPIVLLPATAVTHLTAAQLEAVLLHELAHIKRNDYFWNLLLSVSETMLFFNPFALLLIGIARRERENSCDDHVMNFQQNAAVYAEALLNVEKARIQNPQLVMALGDNKHHLMDRVKRILNMPAEKNKISTRLLALVLFTIVFALMGWLIKERQPVKEEMKQAVLKEQPLKEKIKTVYFTTDAVVKQKNDAVLLRDDQQKIRLELKDKINEEDILVWNENEDKEIKFDKVIFNDLPVEWFEQLVKPGVRVRVPDVKQRPGILLHHGPDSAFIAEREREMELYVENVDRLKQWRERFPQPRMRNKGGATMMQYPKGANFDSLMQKLSGQFNFTFEGNHPSPEVMFREYFTTESFFNHSKGAAQQQAADDEKKERLKTKFIINRKPRKDTTDNAQVKSRIQTAAPVVAYLYNDKGLREDMQLAQQHVQIILENNHVRLMNQQPCGCPDSLQVEGQRTPQTPPPPKRVIRRLEVIKL
- a CDS encoding RNA polymerase sigma factor; protein product: MEAMARQQTIISTISSYSRQLFGFIRSRVKTNEDAEDILQDVWYQFSNLPAVDDINNIGGWLFRVARNRIIDKSRKKKDALIDDYSYEDDEGTSFFSSILRSEDEDAETQSMQRLFWDELMDALQELPEKQRNVFVWNELEDMTLQEIADRENENIKTIISRKRYAVLHLRTRLETLYNDFLNN
- a CDS encoding DUF4382 domain-containing protein, whose product is MKLKFSTILSGIVIMTTVLLAVGCQKNKSNGDKPRLQVRLTDAPDPNVKEVWVDIKGIAIKMGDSAEITLANSYPGLYNLLNFTNGKDTILADAEIPVGRISQIRLLLGDNNYIITKSGEKINLTTPSAQQSGLKVQIQQDVTGGILYRLILDFDAGKSIVKAGNSGQYILKPVLRVLSFVPSGGSVKGVVAPDSIVTAIYAIKGPDTIASTFTQVGNGNYMIKDIPAGSYSFSYVPNDTIHKTATRTVPVTLGQITIVDTVKLEKK
- a CDS encoding sodium-translocating pyrophosphatase, with amino-acid sequence MENLIYLVPAMAVVGLLYMFVKYNWVSKQEAGNPRMQEISNYIAEGAMAFLKAEWKVLGYFVVIVAILLGVMSMANPNSHWSIALAFIVGAVFSATAGYIGMKIATKSNVRTAQAARTSLSKALNVSFTGGSVMGLGVAGLAVLGLGGLFIILKAIFVPAGADVNGAEMLTAIEVLTGFSLGAESIALFARVGGGIYTKAADVGADLVGKVEAGIPEDDPRNPATIADNVGDNVGDVAGMGADLFGSYVATVLATMVLGQETKSIDAFGGMAPILLPMMIAGIGILFSIVGTWMVRVSDNAGISTDNVQKALNMGNWGSIVLTAIACVGLVYFILPETMVLRGAEFTKWGVLGAIAVGLVVGALMSIITEYYTAMGKRPVLSIIRQSSTGHATNVIGGLAVGMESTFLPILVLAAGIYGSFLCAGLYGVAIAAAGMMSTTAMQLAIDAFGPIADNAGGIAEMSELPKEVREKTDVLDAVGNTTAATGKGFAIASAALTALALFAAFVGVAGISGIDIYKADVLACLFVGAMIPFIFSSLAIRAVGEAAMAMVEEVRRQFRTIPGIMEGTGKPEYDKCVAISTEASIKKMMLPGAITIASPLIIGFAMGPEALGGFLAGATVSGVLMGMFQNNAGGAWDNAKKSFEKGVEINGETFYKKSEPHKASVTGDTVGDPFKDTSGPSMNILIKLMSIVSLVIAPTLAQMYGTGGHANHEQKVEVKMEQTTSSTDAKFENPFVAAIVADGLVDAKKFSIELKDDQLSINGAVQPKEVLEKYQSLLNGKTELKIDVN
- a CDS encoding PorP/SprF family type IX secretion system membrane protein, producing MMRKQLLVFGLMMIGVIAAAQQRPHYTQYILNPYVLNPALTGIENYTDIKLSYRNQWVGFPGAPQTVYATIHTPIGKEDYRTSATSFGVPGENPRGKQYWEEYTAAEAHHGVGASVVNYKTGYINRFYATASYAYHLGLTPKLNLSAGFAAGISGVNVDASKIQLANPVDPAIGGFTSELRKIKPELNAGLWLYSDQFFAGASVQQIIPQKINLVDDNLYKSTLVPHVFVTTGYRVLVGEDVNVMPSVMLRYIPSMPLYVDINVKAQYQDRFWIGGNYRIKEGFAAMAGFNISNVVNVGYSYDVNNSKYLLQYAQRGTHEIVIGFLLGNKYGDLCPRRVW
- a CDS encoding Hsp20/alpha crystallin family protein, translating into MYHQSHAAKGDHYGSSKRHLLYRSMQRAAVNIYKTETSFEMLVFAPGRIKEHFAVNVKGNELTISYTPPDGFPKFDWVLREYSRGGFVRTFTLDETIDASAISAKYEDGVLQVSLPVIAGAQAKQQEIKIS